GACCGCCTCGGCACCGACGTACCCCGCGCCCGTTCGCTCCGCCGCGACGGCGCCCTGCGCATCCGCCACGCGGACGGCGCCGCCGACCCGGTCGCCACCGTCGTACGGGAGGCGCTCGCGCACGGGGGTTCGGTAGGGGTCGTGGCCGCGGACGCCGAGGCGTCCCGTGTGCGCGAGGCCCTCGACGCGGCCGGTCTCACCCCCTTCCCGCGGATCACCGTCATCCCCGCCACCCTCGTCAAGGGCCTGGAGTACGACCATGTCGTCGCCGTCGAACCGGCGGCCATCGCGGAGGCCGAGCCGCGCGGCCTGAACCGGCTGTACGTCGTCCTGACCCGCGCGGTGTCCCGGCTGGACGTGGTCCACGCCCGCGCGCTTCCCTGGTGACGTACGGGACGCCCGGGGCTGATGTGACGTAGGTCACCGGAACTCGCCTGCTCCGACAGTCAGTTCATAACGTGACCACAGATATGCGAACCCGGGTGCGAACCGGAGATCCGAACGCGTTTGCGGAACTCTTCGACGACCATGCCCGCGCCGTGTACAACCACGCCTTCAGGCTGACCGCCGACTGGTCCGCGGCCGAGGACGTCATGTCGACGACGTTCATGGAGGCCTGGCGGCGCCGTGCGTCGGTCGAGGCCGAAGGGGGTTCGCTGCGGCCCTGGCTGCTGGGTATCGCCACCAACGTGGCCCGCGCCCAGTACCGCAGCAACCGGCGCTACCGGAACGCCGCGAGCGCGGCAGCCGCCGCCAACGCCGCGGACGAGCACGTCGAGGACCACGCCGAGGAGACCGCAGGCCGGCTGGACGACCGGCGCCGCATCAGCGCCACGCTCACCGCCCTCAGTTCGCTCAAGCGCCCCGAACGCGAGGTCCTGACCCTGTGCCTGTGCGAGGGCATGGAGTACGCCGAGGCCGCCCGCGCCCTCGGCATCCCCGTCGGCACCGTCCGCTCCCGGCTGTCCCGCGCCCGCGGCAAGCTGCGAAAACTCGCCGACGCGGAACTGCTCCGAAAAAAAAGCGAACTCGGCGGGAAAAAAACGGAACTCACCCGCACAGACCGGCAGATAACAGGTGATCGCGGATACGTGATCCGGTCCGCACAGGAAGGAAACCGATGAACGCCAGCCCCTCCCAGCCGCACCCGGCTGAGTGGACGGAGACCCAGGACCTCCTGCCCTCCGTCGAGCGGGATCTGCCGGCGGGCCGCCACCAGTTCCACAAGGAGCACATGATGGCCCAGATCCACGAAGACCTCCGCGGCAGCCGCACCCCCGCCCCGCAGCGGCAGCGCAACCCGTTCCTGCGCCGCGCGATCCTGGTGCCCGCTGCCGCCTTCGCCGTGGCCGGCGCGGTCGTGGCCGGCCTAGCCCTGTCCGGCGGCGACGGAGACGGCGGCAGGACCGCCGTGGCCACCGGCCCCGCCCTGACCACCCAGATCGGCGCCGTCGACACCAAGGGCGCCCCCCAGCTGCTCGACCGCATCTCGCTCGCCGCCGCCGACACCTCCGGACCGACGGCACACGACGGCCAGTACATCTACATCGCCTCGAAGGTGGCCAGCACCTATTCCAAGACCGTCGACGACAAGACCACGATCGTCAGCAAAGAGCTGCACTCCCGCCAGGTCTGGATGTCCACCGACGGGAAGGACGGCTGGCTGATCGAAGCGGGCGAGGAGGACATCACCCTGGCCGGGTCCACCCCGCTCACCGGGGCGTACGACAGCCTGGTCAAGCTGCCCACCGACCCCGACGTACTGCTGAAGCAGATCTACAAGGAGTCGGACGCCGTCCGGGACCCCGAAGTCCCCCGCGACCAGGCGGCCTTCGTCGCCATCGGCGATCTGCTGAACGAGAGCTACCCGCCCGCGGACGTGGCCGTCGCCCTGTACAAGGCCGCC
The window above is part of the Streptomyces sp. NBC_00425 genome. Proteins encoded here:
- a CDS encoding RNA polymerase sigma factor, whose amino-acid sequence is MTTDMRTRVRTGDPNAFAELFDDHARAVYNHAFRLTADWSAAEDVMSTTFMEAWRRRASVEAEGGSLRPWLLGIATNVARAQYRSNRRYRNAASAAAAANAADEHVEDHAEETAGRLDDRRRISATLTALSSLKRPEREVLTLCLCEGMEYAEAARALGIPVGTVRSRLSRARGKLRKLADAELLRKKSELGGKKTELTRTDRQITGDRGYVIRSAQEGNR
- a CDS encoding CU044_5270 family protein is translated as MNASPSQPHPAEWTETQDLLPSVERDLPAGRHQFHKEHMMAQIHEDLRGSRTPAPQRQRNPFLRRAILVPAAAFAVAGAVVAGLALSGGDGDGGRTAVATGPALTTQIGAVDTKGAPQLLDRISLAAADTSGPTAHDGQYIYIASKVASTYSKTVDDKTTIVSKELHSRQVWMSTDGKDGWLIEAGEEDITLAGSTPLTGAYDSLVKLPTDPDVLLKQIYKESDAVRDPEVPRDQAAFVAIGDLLNESYPPADVAVALYKAAAKIPGVVAVDDAVDALGRHGVAIARQNDTDGQRTEWIFDKKTLQLLGDRTVQVKAEKDGEFKPGTVLFTSAITQRAVVDANKQVPGKAS